A window of Fluoribacter dumoffii NY 23 contains these coding sequences:
- the folD gene encoding bifunctional methylenetetrahydrofolate dehydrogenase/methenyltetrahydrofolate cyclohydrolase FolD produces the protein MSASLIDGKVVSSLRREHLKEQVHEYLKKAHRAPGLAVILIGNDPASAVYVANKRKACAEMGIASHSFDLPEETTQEELLKLIDDLNNFDQIDGILIQLPLPKHINESVIIERIKPEKDVDGFHPYNLGRLAQRNPLLRPCTPLGIMHLLNHYQIEVKRKHALVIGASNIVGRPMSLELLLAGATVTIAHKFTQQLEQLVRIADIVIVATGKMDVINTAWLHQDQIIIDVGIHRLPDGSIRGDIDFKNAINKVSWITPVPGGVGPMTIVTLLENTLKAAVLRNKLGSQ, from the coding sequence ATGTCAGCATCTCTAATTGATGGAAAAGTCGTCTCTTCCCTTCGTCGGGAACATCTGAAAGAACAAGTACACGAGTATTTAAAAAAAGCTCATCGAGCTCCTGGGCTTGCTGTAATCCTCATTGGTAACGATCCCGCTTCTGCTGTCTATGTAGCGAACAAGCGTAAAGCATGCGCGGAAATGGGTATTGCATCGCATTCGTTCGATTTACCTGAAGAAACAACACAAGAAGAATTACTTAAACTTATCGATGATTTAAACAACTTTGATCAAATTGACGGGATTCTCATTCAATTGCCTTTACCAAAGCATATTAACGAAAGCGTCATTATTGAACGTATTAAGCCAGAAAAAGATGTTGATGGGTTTCATCCCTACAATTTAGGACGGCTTGCTCAACGCAATCCTTTGTTACGCCCCTGCACCCCGTTGGGAATCATGCATTTGTTGAACCATTATCAGATTGAAGTCAAAAGAAAGCATGCTCTTGTGATTGGTGCATCCAATATTGTTGGGCGGCCAATGAGTCTGGAATTGCTTCTTGCCGGAGCAACAGTCACTATTGCCCATAAATTTACCCAACAGTTAGAACAATTGGTACGCATTGCCGATATTGTCATTGTAGCTACTGGGAAAATGGATGTTATCAATACTGCCTGGCTTCATCAGGATCAAATAATTATCGACGTTGGTATTCATCGATTGCCCGACGGCAGTATACGAGGTGATATCGATTTCAAAAATGCGATAAACAAAGTCTCCTGGATCACCCCTGTACCTGGTGGTGTTGGTCCAATGACTATCGTGACATTACTTGAAAATACATTGAAGGCTGCAGTCCTGAGAAATAAACTGGGGTCCCAATAA
- a CDS encoding PA3496 family putative envelope integrity protein produces the protein MELHEDYDDQSFSDYNYDDDIESMAHRKNVRRMLEEKLERKRLKEEFKDDFDELSGDFDWDVLDK, from the coding sequence ATGGAACTTCACGAAGATTATGATGACCAATCGTTCTCTGATTATAATTATGATGATGATATTGAATCTATGGCTCATCGAAAAAACGTAAGGCGCATGCTTGAAGAAAAGCTCGAGCGTAAACGCTTGAAGGAAGAGTTTAAGGATGATTTTGATGAGTTAAGCGGTGATTTTGATTGGGATGTTTTAGACAAGTAA
- a CDS encoding 23S rRNA (adenine(2030)-N(6))-methyltransferase RlmJ has protein sequence MLSYQHGYHAGNFADVIKHIALTRLLNYLTLKDKPLFYLETHSGKGLYDLKNKQAEKTQEYKQGVKLIWGARNSLPAVFQDYIHPLEELNPTGELRYYPGSPFLTIHKLRLHDRMYFCELHPREFETLSQLPRLNKKAHFSNCDGIAAMKALLPPPEKRGLIFIDPSFEVKDEYKEIPLAIKHAYSRFATGVFCLWYPLVNKKLTDKLHRGMKEIDAKNSLCIEFNLTSAPTEGMSGCGLWVINPPFTFAEEMQAVLKSLKAYFNPGVSSYIIENYS, from the coding sequence ATGCTCAGTTATCAACACGGATATCATGCAGGAAATTTTGCAGATGTCATTAAACATATTGCTTTAACACGTCTTTTGAATTACCTGACTCTTAAAGACAAGCCCCTGTTTTATCTTGAGACTCACTCAGGAAAGGGTTTATACGATTTAAAAAACAAACAAGCCGAAAAGACACAGGAGTACAAACAAGGGGTTAAATTGATTTGGGGAGCACGAAATTCCCTTCCTGCTGTCTTTCAAGACTATATTCATCCCCTTGAGGAACTCAACCCAACAGGAGAATTGAGATATTATCCTGGCTCTCCTTTTTTAACGATTCACAAATTGCGATTACACGACAGAATGTATTTTTGCGAGTTACATCCCAGAGAATTTGAGACATTAAGCCAGCTCCCCCGGTTAAATAAAAAAGCCCATTTTAGCAATTGTGACGGTATTGCAGCAATGAAAGCCTTACTTCCCCCGCCAGAAAAAAGAGGGCTCATTTTCATTGATCCTTCTTTTGAAGTAAAAGATGAATACAAGGAAATTCCACTTGCAATCAAACATGCTTATTCTCGTTTTGCAACGGGAGTATTTTGTCTCTGGTATCCCTTGGTCAATAAAAAATTAACTGATAAACTGCATAGGGGTATGAAAGAAATCGATGCTAAAAATTCATTATGCATCGAGTTTAACCTGACCTCAGCCCCTACAGAAGGAATGTCAGGCTGTGGCTTATGGGTTATAAATCCACCATTCACATTTGCAGAAGAAATGCAGGCTGTATTAAAGTCGCTAAAAGCTTACTTTAATCCAGGCGTTTCCTCTTATATTATTGAGAACTATTCATGA
- the gloB gene encoding hydroxyacylglutathione hydrolase: MNIYPIPAYSDNYIWAIIDKKLGLFDCVDPGDAEPVVQFAKKNNLKLRAILLTHHHQDHIGGLNQLIRAYPSCFIYGPDDPRIPNVNCIVQEHQTIQVGRCVFKILFNPGHTSSHISYYEAQQELLFCGDTLFSAGCGRVFDGTLEQLHQSLHLFKSLPPTTKIYCAHEYTLQNLRFAQTVDPNNPVIEEHLQKIHKSPHSCTLPSTLEDELLINPFLRTDDPEVQKYALAHGATSKNSLEIFKVLREEKNLFK, encoded by the coding sequence ATGAATATTTATCCCATTCCGGCTTATTCAGATAATTACATTTGGGCAATTATTGATAAAAAACTGGGGCTATTCGATTGTGTGGATCCAGGGGATGCAGAGCCAGTAGTGCAATTTGCCAAAAAAAACAATCTGAAATTACGGGCTATTTTACTCACCCATCATCATCAGGATCATATAGGGGGTCTGAATCAATTAATCCGAGCCTATCCCTCATGCTTCATTTATGGTCCTGATGATCCACGCATTCCCAATGTAAATTGTATTGTGCAAGAACATCAAACCATCCAGGTCGGCAGGTGTGTTTTCAAAATTTTATTTAATCCAGGTCATACCTCAAGCCATATTAGCTATTATGAAGCCCAGCAAGAATTATTATTTTGCGGCGATACTCTTTTTTCAGCAGGTTGTGGTCGTGTTTTTGATGGAACCCTAGAGCAACTGCATCAATCACTCCATCTTTTCAAATCATTACCCCCTACTACAAAAATTTACTGTGCCCATGAATACACACTACAAAATTTACGCTTTGCCCAGACAGTAGATCCGAATAATCCTGTCATAGAGGAACACTTGCAAAAAATACATAAATCACCACATTCCTGTACCCTCCCATCGACTTTAGAAGATGAACTATTAATTAATCCATTTTTGCGCACTGATGATCCCGAGGTACAAAAATATGCCTTAGCCCACGGCGCTACATCGAAAAACTCCCTTGAAATATTCAAGGTTTTAAGAGAAGAAAAGAATCTATTTAAATGA
- a CDS encoding preprotein translocase subunit SecA, translating to MPKSDVPFLYLKKQPRSFFSTQNKSKYLWSPISAGIQHDISISLLEKSRKEWMYHCPFAEKISTLLSHADDSIKKQSTQNFWQSKKVFINLDVFAELNDIGSWQEKSILIKMFLNEIDRYLEEGFTIGINFREVFLVPENEEMPPHFRPGIDICVRSIADYKKMTNQLSYQLGKAMFYQYKPSLPPRYAVQDSLNQIITDYYSNSPYSTKWDKPFIDYTTPLKDFRYFDSVFGCFVIYQLNNHYIFRTGKYYSNPKIVALTYPVTISELLPFFQNCNLYDSPELTIVLKGHQYENEGERQSIYKEILRLVKESKITSMVHVILITKDNLDANLLALKPGIQEKSSLFQPLPQGAGYYLSPEPLLSEIYRNIQGLESPENFNKNFGLLNKIYKNKPKKQPGAYIQAQIASENRRKSKTFSRAQLKSRVRLAVAQQESIAQNKVMNQQQEIQQQVINEESTHSSVFAATETSWEFKVNLERFSRKLQTFAKKTLPEVLEEEQVSNDTGYLTEFYLKHHSRSHFYEQLATDESFRLHTAARLFGTALVATEEGMSSPLQIKLPAYAVDNMENYVADSILQNIEGLRDGFFEKNRQIRRHYLFGKTICGYKYYRAYCSFSSHTLVYSNLWGGLSPEQDGVKSFVQPFQRSILLTDEEISDLEEEKKQTLIQAADSLLNIFKPHPSLNQEEIQLLEQQLLVLFRFYCPDRGQEIGRVEQFMERFIPHNEDNLKILLQILIYNHKNGLDSFLKLLAFLDERGLLDFFYKICFQYAVKISSIEELLRFPLSSSFLRLSARIPKGKPNDEWPNFERFCLHLSIFAAQNNFKISIDHLRSLEMLWGRLYLKFLAYTGNQEEEAQELLKQLTLNLIDDKGLCIAPVTRIETFYTGLENFIDHAMSKHVLREQIEEIKGISLLPMDALYACTANGFYVISPEMQIQSTAINPKTKAYSISQAELLAIITRHQPNDNYLKIALFRYLGTQNLRKDLAVYRKLYGSLTLKTTDPDKKFILEILCAYYVAYFTGNGFYKDMDPEKFSKQFFDFLKNNNLIHSLPSHVVASCIDEFIQQLNEVDTIEKKGLQSLWSIWQERRIFAYQIATTPIPEIFLRKFPAKNLGRFLLNHKDNLLKALPSLNNDRQIVWSLLNAWTEELNLSQEHKIFVKNCLEKLYPKLDMELLLRDVHKITIFLNSITSLNQSAPKSLIYLALDCFLDKAPNKDSFFSLLELIAAEMVKHQKQGSKDKLAIQFVMKLRNKPLLYQGLPQTKDLIRVLFESYLTIEVKKSSLLLINLMETLLPLGIEESYKYFTELLPAIETDEGVDFLNSHSNLNALHLKEIAQFLHSVRPHAFAWQTLDWLYQQKLSQELPALISLLNQKTEDENCCLLLLGQIICNTTGKSLLEQVQKLNNKPLRALKKITLLHKLKTINAEEIIELLASSSLEEAIAQIQRKKNRENLQRYHYDPKVVREKIARIRLKSHESEADIPLDDQEEDQLWSDYQLLMSYMTQKTLKINIRGINKEVTINELDETEFQLLFKEIQSQLSKGLNVHRNKLLLIALSAEALYRTTNKFPRCTQFLTLLKHVNYPGNIIHEIKTGEGKSIVGAMHAALLCAGGRTVDITTENDQLAKNALEKFAPFYEFLGIPHGTNIITAQSAYSEYSANGINYSTASNLSLFRIRMALEKKSLPTNPSLVGDEIDAALTSTIQYRLAATLDPELNDTNLCAQLYQVLLEFVQEKEIYLNNPCSPKDDIANFKNYCIAKNSNNEFLTLTQKLSDELLGTLIESAMIAHELEEKEDYYVIKMKEEGKEYHYAAPIITSTKRPDPHVSYSEHVQQLLHTLLNNKKPAPALPFKIEASTETILVNSAKNFFDYYRLHDGTIIGLTGTAGSHIERAEFFEQQGLAAFSYPTFYPDLCKDLGLVTAFGQEEHLHKTLEWIKQHKERNPTQPILLITRSPQATEQFRDLIESRTHWKTQSYHGFEEAGKSEDNVIYTAGKDEFLTVANQSLARGADIDPDHEDGLLVINTCTDLTPSELRQIQGRAARNGKPGQFISIIDAQNLGTPSDTPETLAAAYKNHQLNISLQQQQERAKSRLLEETRYFMVSQVLKLRETADKILASQFGEEYSVVDQQQLLRTLSSLNKNAENHYAELLERYPVIDEQMIQEFLSARAKDFQQVVDKWLPEDQYSHVQFLQPSVPLENLKNFAPQLRKTTVKQLRCFAEIFHCKWKLDGHKRTQQNLDNLDELVEFFQPYFKKKCSFKQALGHALEEKGFLDTDVINDQASKFKTSIDEMLEYAQSIALIGRFVPVERIRAYVAEYLDTTKTQIREKKWDDIQLPTIDISSIGSWFSGISQTLAVGSLFVGGPIPFIVNRYIVPTIFGWIKKALKRRFANSDSLVAQILIGIDDIGNDLQEAINALTTLANENDITVGLLLDKFGPLAKNKALLMVLTKYLELIENPEYIPWVQVIPDLLPILEKYRDCKLDEMLNVDTIMVFLQHAGHSNVFLKLVENTPYSESLHQLSQLDSNFIKRISSFSFPEFINILKIIAHPNFFAMMHKLPEETTYEELLHWLGTMPGKLPPKTQQALQELLDYQNNHERIAEENKQILLNLRNTYHLTTEKFKEGLEKLRHKIKTSPEPETSVEAQSMSYGFKYVALLVVIAVLIVYSILYLSLPVALACCSLAVWMVFPYLYKQVSEPGDDTAKSTSSEDEDDGLSFILTDNPQSRPENEERPVKDDLADMPNNLASVADSRCSFFREKIGENYDPLDEIMEEELNSTRTNPLELSKVF from the coding sequence ATGCCAAAATCTGATGTTCCTTTTCTTTATCTAAAAAAACAACCCCGCTCTTTTTTTTCTACACAGAATAAATCAAAGTACCTATGGAGCCCTATTAGTGCTGGAATACAGCATGACATAAGCATTTCTTTACTGGAAAAATCTCGGAAAGAGTGGATGTATCACTGTCCGTTTGCTGAAAAAATTTCCACCTTACTCTCGCATGCTGATGATTCAATAAAGAAACAATCAACCCAAAATTTTTGGCAAAGCAAGAAAGTCTTTATAAATCTGGATGTTTTTGCGGAATTAAATGATATAGGTAGTTGGCAGGAAAAATCAATTTTAATCAAAATGTTTCTTAATGAAATTGACCGCTATCTGGAGGAAGGGTTCACCATCGGCATAAATTTTCGTGAAGTATTCCTCGTACCTGAAAACGAAGAGATGCCTCCCCATTTTCGACCTGGTATTGATATTTGTGTACGCTCGATTGCAGATTATAAAAAAATGACCAATCAGCTGTCCTATCAATTGGGAAAAGCGATGTTTTATCAATATAAGCCCTCCCTACCACCCAGATATGCAGTACAAGACTCTTTAAATCAAATTATTACTGACTATTACTCCAATAGCCCTTATTCTACAAAGTGGGATAAACCGTTCATTGATTACACAACTCCTTTAAAAGATTTTCGTTATTTTGATTCTGTATTTGGATGTTTTGTTATCTATCAACTTAACAACCATTATATTTTTAGAACTGGAAAATACTACTCCAACCCCAAAATAGTGGCTCTTACTTATCCTGTCACGATTTCGGAGCTATTACCTTTTTTTCAAAACTGCAACCTCTACGACTCTCCGGAACTGACTATAGTTCTCAAAGGGCACCAGTATGAAAATGAAGGGGAGCGCCAATCAATTTATAAAGAAATTTTACGGCTTGTAAAAGAAAGTAAAATCACTTCAATGGTCCATGTGATTTTGATTACCAAAGATAATCTGGATGCTAATCTCCTTGCTTTGAAACCAGGTATACAGGAGAAATCATCACTTTTTCAACCATTACCTCAAGGTGCAGGATATTACTTGTCTCCAGAGCCTCTGTTATCAGAGATTTACAGAAATATTCAAGGATTGGAATCCCCTGAAAATTTTAACAAAAATTTCGGTTTGCTAAATAAAATTTATAAAAACAAACCCAAAAAGCAACCCGGCGCTTACATACAGGCCCAAATAGCAAGTGAAAATAGACGCAAATCTAAAACCTTTAGTCGTGCGCAACTAAAGTCAAGAGTTCGGTTAGCCGTAGCTCAACAAGAGTCTATTGCCCAAAATAAGGTAATGAACCAACAACAAGAAATTCAGCAGCAAGTGATTAATGAGGAATCAACGCACAGTAGCGTATTTGCAGCCACTGAAACGTCTTGGGAGTTCAAAGTAAATCTGGAACGCTTTTCCAGAAAATTACAAACATTTGCAAAAAAGACATTACCCGAAGTTTTAGAAGAAGAACAAGTATCAAATGATACAGGGTATCTCACAGAATTTTATTTAAAACACCATAGTCGATCACATTTTTATGAGCAGCTTGCAACTGACGAAAGTTTTCGTTTGCATACAGCGGCTAGACTATTTGGTACAGCACTCGTCGCGACTGAGGAAGGAATGTCTTCTCCTCTACAAATAAAATTACCTGCTTATGCTGTAGATAATATGGAGAATTACGTAGCTGATTCTATTTTGCAAAATATTGAAGGCTTACGGGATGGTTTTTTTGAAAAAAATCGGCAAATCAGAAGACATTATCTCTTTGGAAAAACAATCTGCGGTTATAAATATTACCGGGCTTACTGCAGCTTTTCTTCACATACGCTGGTTTATTCCAACTTATGGGGAGGACTGTCGCCAGAACAAGATGGTGTAAAATCTTTTGTCCAGCCTTTTCAACGCTCCATTTTACTTACTGATGAGGAAATTTCTGATCTCGAAGAGGAAAAAAAACAGACGCTTATTCAGGCTGCAGACTCGTTGTTAAATATCTTCAAACCTCATCCCTCTTTAAATCAGGAAGAAATCCAGCTACTTGAACAGCAACTTCTTGTTTTGTTCCGTTTTTATTGCCCAGATCGTGGTCAAGAGATTGGTCGGGTAGAACAATTTATGGAACGTTTTATCCCGCATAATGAAGATAACTTAAAAATATTACTCCAGATTCTTATTTATAATCATAAAAATGGTTTAGATTCATTTTTAAAATTATTGGCATTTTTAGACGAACGAGGACTTTTAGATTTTTTTTATAAAATTTGTTTTCAATATGCAGTGAAAATTTCCTCTATAGAAGAACTTTTGAGATTTCCATTGAGCTCAAGTTTTCTAAGATTATCTGCAAGAATTCCCAAAGGCAAACCTAATGATGAATGGCCTAATTTTGAGCGATTCTGTTTGCATTTAAGCATTTTTGCAGCGCAGAATAATTTTAAAATTAGCATCGATCACCTACGAAGTTTGGAAATGCTATGGGGTCGTTTGTATCTAAAGTTTTTGGCTTACACCGGGAATCAGGAGGAGGAGGCACAAGAATTATTAAAGCAACTTACCCTCAATCTAATAGATGATAAAGGATTATGCATTGCTCCTGTTACCCGCATTGAAACGTTTTATACAGGACTAGAGAATTTTATTGACCATGCCATGTCAAAACATGTCTTGAGAGAACAAATAGAAGAAATCAAAGGAATATCTCTTTTACCCATGGATGCTTTATACGCCTGTACCGCAAACGGTTTTTATGTGATATCTCCTGAAATGCAAATCCAGTCCACTGCGATTAATCCAAAAACAAAAGCCTATTCAATTTCTCAAGCTGAATTGTTAGCAATTATCACACGTCATCAACCCAATGATAATTACCTTAAAATCGCATTATTTCGATATCTTGGAACGCAAAACTTACGTAAAGATCTTGCTGTGTATCGGAAGCTCTACGGAAGCTTAACTCTGAAAACAACAGATCCTGACAAGAAATTTATCCTGGAAATCTTGTGTGCCTACTACGTGGCCTATTTTACTGGAAATGGATTTTATAAGGATATGGATCCTGAAAAATTCTCTAAGCAATTTTTTGATTTTTTAAAAAATAATAACTTAATTCACTCGTTACCTTCCCATGTGGTAGCTTCTTGCATTGACGAATTTATCCAGCAATTAAACGAAGTCGATACTATCGAGAAAAAGGGGCTGCAGAGTTTATGGAGTATCTGGCAAGAACGCCGAATTTTTGCATATCAAATTGCGACCACACCGATTCCAGAAATTTTCTTAAGAAAATTTCCAGCAAAAAACTTAGGACGTTTTTTATTAAACCATAAAGATAATTTGCTAAAAGCATTACCTTCCCTGAACAACGATAGGCAAATCGTTTGGTCTCTCCTCAATGCTTGGACTGAGGAGTTAAATCTTTCACAAGAACATAAAATTTTTGTTAAAAATTGCCTAGAAAAACTTTATCCAAAATTGGATATGGAGCTTTTGCTGCGCGATGTCCATAAAATAACCATTTTTTTGAACTCGATTACATCGCTAAACCAGTCAGCTCCCAAGAGCCTGATTTATCTTGCTCTTGACTGTTTCCTTGATAAAGCCCCAAACAAGGATTCCTTTTTTTCCCTGCTTGAACTTATAGCTGCTGAAATGGTAAAGCATCAAAAGCAGGGATCCAAGGATAAATTGGCCATTCAGTTTGTAATGAAGTTGAGGAACAAACCGCTACTGTACCAAGGATTACCACAAACAAAAGATTTAATAAGAGTTCTTTTCGAAAGCTATTTAACAATCGAAGTCAAAAAAAGCTCTCTTTTATTGATAAATCTGATGGAAACTCTATTACCGCTTGGAATAGAGGAGTCTTATAAATATTTTACTGAGCTTCTTCCTGCTATTGAAACTGATGAAGGGGTTGATTTCCTAAATTCCCATTCGAATTTAAATGCTCTTCACTTAAAGGAAATAGCCCAATTCCTACATAGTGTTAGACCTCATGCCTTTGCTTGGCAAACCCTGGATTGGTTATATCAACAAAAGCTTAGTCAAGAACTGCCGGCACTAATTTCCTTATTGAATCAAAAGACAGAAGATGAGAATTGCTGTTTATTATTACTTGGCCAAATTATTTGCAATACAACTGGAAAATCTTTACTCGAACAAGTACAAAAACTTAACAATAAACCGCTGCGTGCTTTAAAAAAAATAACCCTTCTTCATAAATTAAAAACAATCAATGCTGAAGAAATAATAGAATTACTAGCCTCATCTTCGTTGGAAGAAGCAATTGCACAAATTCAGCGTAAAAAAAACAGGGAGAATCTGCAAAGATATCACTATGATCCCAAAGTTGTAAGGGAGAAGATTGCCAGAATAAGATTAAAATCTCATGAAAGTGAAGCTGATATACCCTTGGACGACCAGGAGGAAGATCAGTTATGGTCCGATTATCAATTATTGATGTCTTACATGACACAAAAGACATTAAAAATAAATATCCGTGGAATTAACAAAGAAGTTACCATCAATGAGTTGGATGAAACAGAATTTCAGCTCTTATTTAAAGAAATACAAAGCCAGCTCAGCAAAGGATTAAATGTTCACCGCAATAAACTTCTTTTAATTGCACTAAGTGCCGAAGCCCTTTATAGAACTACCAATAAATTCCCTCGATGCACGCAATTTTTAACTTTGTTAAAACACGTGAATTATCCAGGAAACATCATTCATGAAATTAAAACCGGCGAAGGGAAGAGTATTGTTGGCGCGATGCATGCTGCTTTACTGTGTGCAGGGGGACGGACAGTTGATATAACAACTGAAAATGATCAGCTGGCAAAAAATGCACTAGAAAAATTTGCACCCTTTTATGAGTTTTTAGGAATCCCTCATGGGACCAACATTATCACCGCGCAAAGCGCCTATTCGGAATATAGTGCTAATGGTATCAATTATTCTACAGCTTCCAATCTTTCTTTATTCCGCATACGTATGGCATTGGAAAAGAAATCGCTCCCAACAAATCCTTCACTAGTAGGGGATGAGATTGATGCAGCTTTAACGTCTACAATCCAATATCGCTTGGCAGCTACCTTGGATCCAGAGCTCAATGATACGAATTTATGCGCCCAACTGTATCAAGTACTACTGGAATTCGTCCAAGAAAAGGAAATATACCTAAATAATCCCTGCAGCCCCAAAGATGATATTGCAAATTTTAAAAATTATTGTATAGCCAAAAATTCAAATAACGAATTTCTTACTTTGACACAAAAACTATCCGATGAATTATTAGGTACTTTAATTGAGTCGGCCATGATTGCTCATGAGTTAGAAGAAAAGGAAGATTATTATGTCATTAAAATGAAGGAGGAAGGAAAAGAGTATCATTATGCCGCGCCGATTATTACCAGTACAAAAAGACCTGATCCACATGTGAGCTATTCTGAGCATGTACAACAACTATTACATACATTACTCAATAATAAAAAACCGGCCCCAGCTCTCCCATTTAAAATTGAGGCAAGTACCGAAACAATTCTTGTTAATAGCGCCAAAAATTTTTTTGACTATTATCGCTTACATGATGGGACTATTATTGGTTTGACCGGAACTGCCGGATCCCATATAGAACGTGCCGAATTTTTTGAGCAACAGGGTTTGGCAGCATTCAGCTATCCCACTTTCTATCCAGATCTTTGCAAAGATTTGGGCCTCGTAACTGCTTTTGGACAAGAAGAACATCTTCATAAAACATTGGAGTGGATTAAACAGCATAAAGAACGAAATCCGACCCAACCCATTTTATTAATTACCCGGTCCCCGCAAGCCACTGAGCAATTCAGAGATTTAATAGAGTCGCGTACGCACTGGAAAACCCAGAGTTACCATGGTTTTGAAGAAGCAGGAAAATCCGAAGACAATGTAATATATACTGCCGGGAAAGATGAATTTTTGACCGTCGCTAACCAAAGCCTTGCCCGAGGGGCAGATATTGATCCGGACCATGAAGATGGTTTATTGGTCATTAATACATGTACTGATTTAACTCCCAGTGAATTGAGGCAAATTCAAGGAAGAGCAGCGCGCAATGGGAAACCCGGGCAATTCATTTCCATCATTGATGCGCAAAACCTGGGCACACCTTCTGATACCCCAGAAACATTGGCCGCGGCCTATAAAAATCATCAGCTTAATATCAGTTTACAGCAACAGCAGGAACGTGCAAAAAGTCGCTTATTAGAAGAAACTCGCTATTTTATGGTGAGTCAAGTTCTCAAATTACGTGAAACTGCTGATAAAATATTGGCCTCCCAATTTGGTGAGGAATACTCTGTTGTTGATCAGCAACAATTACTACGCACTTTAAGCTCGTTGAACAAAAATGCTGAAAATCATTATGCCGAATTATTGGAGCGATATCCTGTAATTGATGAGCAGATGATACAAGAATTTTTATCGGCACGAGCTAAAGATTTCCAACAAGTGGTTGATAAATGGCTTCCGGAAGATCAATACAGCCATGTGCAATTCCTTCAACCCTCAGTTCCCCTTGAAAATTTAAAAAATTTTGCACCACAATTGCGGAAAACTACAGTGAAACAATTGAGGTGTTTTGCTGAAATTTTCCACTGCAAATGGAAGTTAGACGGCCACAAACGAACCCAACAAAATTTGGATAATTTAGATGAATTAGTGGAGTTTTTTCAACCCTATTTTAAAAAGAAATGCAGCTTTAAGCAGGCTCTTGGCCATGCTTTAGAAGAAAAAGGGTTTTTAGATACTGATGTAATAAATGATCAAGCCAGCAAGTTTAAAACCAGTATTGATGAAATGCTGGAGTATGCCCAATCTATCGCGCTCATTGGACGGTTTGTGCCTGTTGAACGGATTAGGGCTTATGTAGCAGAATATCTTGATACCACTAAAACTCAAATTCGCGAAAAAAAATGGGATGATATTCAACTCCCGACAATAGATATATCAAGTATCGGCAGTTGGTTTTCGGGAATAAGTCAAACGCTTGCAGTTGGATCTCTATTTGTTGGGGGACCAATCCCCTTTATAGTCAATCGCTATATTGTTCCAACCATTTTTGGATGGATAAAAAAAGCTCTTAAACGTCGTTTTGCCAACTCTGATTCTCTGGTTGCACAAATACTCATTGGAATTGATGATATTGGTAACGATTTACAGGAAGCAATCAATGCACTTACCACATTAGCCAATGAAAATGATATTACAGTAGGTCTTTTATTGGATAAGTTTGGACCATTAGCAAAAAACAAAGCGCTACTAATGGTGTTAACAAAATATTTAGAACTGATTGAAAATCCCGAATATATTCCCTGGGTGCAAGTGATTCCCGACCTGCTCCCCATATTAGAAAAGTACCGGGATTGTAAATTAGATGAAATGCTTAACGTGGATACTATTATGGTATTCCTGCAACATGCTGGTCATTCAAATGTTTTCCTGAAATTGGTAGAAAATACCCCTTATTCCGAAAGCTTGCATCAACTAAGCCAGCTAGATTCTAATTTTATAAAGCGAATCAGTAGTTTTTCATTTCCTGAATTTATCAATATACTGAAAATAATTGCTCATCCTAATTTCTTTGCAATGATGCACAAACTTCCGGAAGAAACTACTTATGAGGAGTTATTGCACTGGTTGGGAACAATGCCTGGGAAGTTACCCCCAAAAACGCAACAAGCACTCCAGGAACTGCTCGATTATCAAAATAACCACGAGCGTATTGCCGAAGAAAATAAACAAATATTACTCAACCTGCGTAACACCTATCATTTAACTACAGAAAAATTTAAAGAGGGGCTAGAAAAACTGAGGCACAAGATAAAAACATCTCCAGAGCCAGAGACTAGTGTTGAGGCCCAATCCATGTCTTACGGCTTTAAATATGTAGCACTCCTCGTGGTGATAGCGGTATTAATAGTCTATAGCATTTTGTATCTTTCGCTCCCAGTGGCCTTGGCCTGTTGTTCCCTTGCTGTGTGGATGGTATTTCCCTACTTATATAAGCAAGTGTCAGAACCTGGAGATGACACTGCGAAATCTACATCCTCAGAAGATGAAGATGATGGCCTTTCTTTTATTTTGACAGATAATCCCCAATCTAGGCCAGAGAACGAGGAGAGGCCAGTTAAAGACGATCTGGCAGATATGCCGAACAATTTAGCTTCTGTTGCAGATTCAAGATGTAGTTTTTTTAGGGAGAAGATAGGGGAAAACTATGATCCTTTGGACGAAATCATGGAAGAGGAATTAAATTCCACCAGAACAAATCCGCTAGAATTATCAAAAGTATTTTGA